A region of Vitis riparia cultivar Riparia Gloire de Montpellier isolate 1030 chromosome 1, EGFV_Vit.rip_1.0, whole genome shotgun sequence DNA encodes the following proteins:
- the LOC117921351 gene encoding uncharacterized protein LOC117921351 has product MGIKFLNLQTIPWCFHLMSNPVSCMHLQPEAPEGSGTIKLIKSDGIVKIYDRPIHVSELMLEFPKHRVCHSDSFYIGQKIPALSEDDELQLGHKYFLLPKHFFQSVLSFVTVASFASSQSHPSPDSSSLMSRDSKNAFLKKAASCQPFDIQKTPSGCLRIRVSDEFIAQLMEEGKIKDEDGAAETSSGKPKSRVCTTPQLQKDYTQLVGSRQWKPKLETIKETEKKKLSSFGMKRRKKSQTKATQKAQRSEQHPHSTSVKAPSKAKIKRSRK; this is encoded by the coding sequence ATGGGTATCAAGTTTTTGAATCTGCAGACCATTCCCTGGTGTTTTCACTTGATGAGCAACCCTGTATCCTGCATGCACCTCCAGCCTGAGGCGCCTGAGGGCAGTGGCACCATCAAGCTCATCAAATCAGACGGCATCGTCAAGATCTATGACCGGCCCATTCACGTGTCGGAGCTTATGCTGGAGTTTCCTAAGCACCGGGTGTGCCACTCTGATTCATTCTACATAGGCCAAAAGATCCCAGCTCTTTCCGAGGATGATGAGCTTCAGCTTGGCCACAAGTATTTTCTCCTCCCCAAACATTTCTTCCAATCCGTCCTCTCATTCGTCACTGTGGCCTCCTTTGCCTCATCCCAATCCCACCCATCCCCGGATTCATCTTCATTGATGTCCAGAGACTCGAAGAACGCGTTTCTGAAGAAGGCTGCCAGTTGCCAGCCTTTCGATATACAGAAAACTCCATCTGGGTGTCTGAGGATAAGGGTATCGGATGAGTTTATAGCGCAATTGATGGAGGAAGGGAAGATCAAAGATGAGGACGGGGCTGCTGAGACCTCTTCGGGTAAACCCAAGAGTAGAGTGTGCACTACGCCTCAGTTACAGAAGGATTACACACAGCTTGTTGGGTCTCGGCAGTGGAAACCCAAGCTGGAGACCATAAAAGAGACTGAGAAAAAGAAACTTTCTTCATTTGGaatgaagagaaggaagaaatcTCAAACGAAAGCGACCCAGAAGGCTCAGAGATCCGAACAACACCCTCATTCCACTTCTGTGAAAGCTCCTTCAAAAGCTAAGATCAAGAGATCAAGAAAATGA
- the LOC117916297 gene encoding calnexin homolog translates to MEGRQIRAVLVLVVISCVGFQIRASDPIFIESFDESFDGRWIVSEKDDYKGIWKHSKSEGHDDYGLLVSEQAKKYAIVKELDEAVSLKDGTIVLQFEVRLQKGLECGGAYLKYLRPQEAGWKPAEFDNDSPYSIMFGPDKCGSTNKVHFILKHKNPKSGKYVEHHLKYPPSVPSDKLSHVYTAILKPDNELRILIDGEEKKKANFLSAEDFEPALIPAETIPDPNDKKPEDWDERAKIPDPNAVKPDDWDEDAPMEIEDEEAVKPEGWLDDEPEEIDDPDASKPEDWDDEEDGEWEAPKIDNPKCEIAPGCGEWKRPMKRNPAYKGKWHAPLIDNPDYKGIWKPQQIPNPDYFELDRPDFEPITAIGIEIWTMQDGVLFDNILIANDEKVAEAYRDTTWKLKFEIEKEKQKAEEAASGLSDGLSGLQKAVFDILYKIGGLPFLSAYKVQIFDLIEKGEKQPNLTIGILVSIVVVILSVFFKILFGGKKPAVNVTETKNEVAAETSDNQGSSAEKEDENENENENEDAAAAAPRRRTRRDT, encoded by the exons atggaAGGAAGGCAGATCCGTGCGGTGTTGGTGTTGGTAGTGATTTCTTGCGTTGGCTTCCAGATCCGCGCTTCTGATCCG ATCTTTATTGAGTCCTTCGATGAGTCTTTCGATGGGCGCTGGATTGTTTCTGAGAAAGACGACTATAAAG GTATATGGAAACACTCAAAGAGTGAGGGACATGATGATTATGGGCTTCTTGTCAGTGAGCAGGCAAAGAAGTATGCAATAGTGAAAGAGCTTGATGAAGCCGTTAGTCTCAAAGATGGAACCATTGTTCTGCAATTTGAGGTGCGGCTCCAGAAAGGATTGGAATGTGGTGGTGCATACTTGAAATACCTCCGACCCCAGGAGGCTGGATGGAAACCTGCTGAGTTTGATAATGACTCTCCATACTCCATAATGTTTGGACCAGACAAATGTGGGTCGACAAACAAGGTGCACTTCATCCTTAAGCACAAGAACCCCAAAAGTGGGAAATATGTTGAGCACCATCTCAAGTACCCTCCTTCTGTGCCCTCTGACAAACTGTCTCATGTCTACACCGCAATATTGAAACCTGATAATGAACTGCGGATTCTGATTGATggggaagagaagaagaaggcaAATTTCCTCTCAGCTGAAGATTTTGAGCCAGCTCTAATTCCTGCAGAGACTATTCCGGATCCAAATGATAAGAAGCCAGAGGATTGGGATGAAAGGGCAAAGATTCCAGACCCAAATGCAGTGAAGCCAGATGATTGGGATGAGGATGCACCCATGGAGATTGAAGATGAGGAAGCTGTCAAGCCTGAAGGGTGGTTGGATGATGAGCCTGAGGAGATCGATGATCCTGATGCTTCAAAGCCAGAAGATTGGGATGATGAGGAGGACGGTGAATGGGAAGCTCCTAAAATTGATAACCCAAAGTGTGAGATAGCACCTGGATGTGGTGAGTGGAAGAGGCCAATGAAGAGGAATCCTGCTTACAAAGGAAAATGGCATGCCCCTCTAATTGACAATCCAGATTATAAGGGCATTTGGAAGCCTCAGCAGATCCCAAACCCTGATTACTTTGAGCTCGACAGACCTGATTTTGAACCTATTACTGCCATTGGCATCGAGATTTGGACAATGCAAGATGGTgttttgtttgataatattttgataGCCAATGATGAGAAGGTTGCAGAAGCATACAGGGACACTACATGGAAGCTGAAGTTTGAAAtcgagaaagaaaaacaaaaggctGAGGAAGCAGCATCTGGTCTCTCAGATGGCCTCTCTGGCTTGCAg AAGGCAGTTTTTGACATTCTCTACAAAATAGGTGGCTTGCCTTTCTTGAGTGCTTACAAAGTCCAGATCTTT GATCTCattgaaaagggagaaaaacaACCAAATTTGACAATTGGCATCCTCGTATCCATTGTGGTGGTTATCTTGTCGGTTTTCTTTAAAATCCTTTTTGGTGGGAAAAAACCAGCG GTCAATGTCACTGAGACAAAGAATGAGGTGGCTGCAGAGACTTCTGATAATCAAGGAAGCAGTGCAGAGAAAGAagatgagaatgagaatgagaatgagaatgaagATGCGGCCGCTGCTGCTCCTCGCAGGAGGACTAGAAGGGATACCTGA